One Thermus sp. CCB_US3_UF1 DNA window includes the following coding sequences:
- a CDS encoding tripartite tricarboxylate transporter permease: protein MVLFVQVLRVPAYYLLPSILAISFVGVYAVNHNPFDLLLMTAFGFLGYLLRKLEVPLPPILLGLVLGYLMEINLRRALILGAGDPGYLFGSPTALAFWGLSALVLLLSLVWAKGRPGGGEGQ from the coding sequence ATGGTCCTCTTCGTCCAGGTGCTCAGGGTCCCGGCGTACTACCTCCTTCCCAGTATCCTGGCCATCAGCTTCGTGGGGGTGTACGCGGTCAACCACAACCCCTTTGACCTCCTCCTCATGACCGCTTTCGGCTTCCTGGGTTACCTGCTGCGCAAGCTGGAGGTTCCCCTGCCCCCCATCCTCCTCGGCCTGGTCCTGGGCTACCTGATGGAGATCAACCTGCGCCGGGCCCTCATCCTGGGGGCGGGGGACCCGGGGTACCTCTTCGGGAGCCCCACCGCTTTGGCCTTTTGGGGGCTTTCCGCCCTGGTCCTCCTCCTCTCCCTGGTCTGGGCCAAGGGCAGGCCCGGGGGAGGGGAGGGTCAGTAG
- a CDS encoding IS4 family transposase — MEQLTPLINALKRYWKADLRRLTFLAALVMALVTARTTSGPRLALSLGSIASPDPRSAYRRFQRFLAWPGLDGEGYARFIFALLRPQGLLLVMDRTEWELGKSKVNLLMLAFLYQGLAVPLFWSFLPHDGNSSTPERIALMERALAFLRAHFPHLRVEGFLADREFIGEAWFRYLEEKGIPRCIRIKANTRMWRLGSGPRAWELFASLKVGESRVPRRRYWVYGRRMWVVGLRLGVREWLIVATDLDPHRVLEVYGLRWGIERLFGALKGRGFDLEATHVTRGERLSRLLVPLSLAFVWAFRTGLVLHRVRPVRPKKHGRLGQSLFRAGLDLLTLWALALWGAGGGRRGSPLGLCPMEVLTCT, encoded by the coding sequence ATGGAACAGCTTACCCCACTCATCAACGCCTTGAAGCGATACTGGAAGGCCGACCTCAGGCGCCTCACCTTCCTGGCCGCCCTGGTGATGGCTCTGGTCACCGCCCGCACCACAAGCGGCCCCAGACTCGCTCTTTCCCTCGGCTCCATAGCCAGCCCTGACCCCCGCTCCGCCTACCGAAGGTTCCAGCGGTTCTTGGCCTGGCCGGGGCTGGACGGGGAGGGCTATGCCCGCTTCATCTTCGCCCTCCTCCGACCCCAAGGGCTCCTCCTGGTCATGGACCGGACCGAGTGGGAGCTGGGGAAGAGCAAGGTCAACCTCCTGATGCTGGCCTTCCTGTACCAAGGCCTGGCCGTCCCCCTGTTCTGGAGCTTCCTTCCCCACGACGGCAACTCCTCCACCCCCGAACGCATCGCCCTGATGGAGAGGGCCTTGGCTTTCCTGAGGGCCCACTTCCCCCACCTCCGGGTGGAGGGGTTCCTGGCGGATCGGGAGTTCATAGGGGAGGCGTGGTTCCGGTACCTGGAGGAGAAGGGCATCCCCCGGTGCATCCGAATCAAGGCCAACACCCGGATGTGGCGGTTGGGCTCGGGCCCTCGGGCCTGGGAGCTCTTTGCCTCCCTGAAGGTGGGAGAGAGCCGGGTGCCCAGGCGGCGGTACTGGGTCTACGGGCGGCGCATGTGGGTGGTGGGGTTGCGCCTTGGGGTCCGGGAGTGGCTGATTGTGGCTACGGACCTGGACCCTCACCGGGTGCTGGAGGTGTACGGGCTCAGGTGGGGGATAGAGCGGCTCTTTGGGGCCCTGAAGGGGCGGGGATTTGACCTGGAGGCCACGCACGTGACGCGGGGGGAGAGGCTTTCGCGGCTTTTGGTCCCCTTGAGCCTGGCCTTCGTGTGGGCGTTTCGGACGGGGCTTGTGCTGCACCGGGTGCGTCCGGTGAGGCCCAAGAAGCACGGGAGGCTGGGACAGAGCCTCTTCCGGGCGGGGCTGGACCTGCTCACCCTTTGGGCGCTTGCCCTCTGGGGTGCAGGGGGAGGAAGGCGCGGAAGTCCCTTGGGGTTATGCCCTATGGAGGTTTTGACGTGTACATAG
- a CDS encoding SDR family NAD(P)-dependent oxidoreductase, with the protein MRVALVTGGSRGIGLALVQELLAKGFKVGVASRHPETAVADLTRQGLAAFAVPIDLEHEPPEKAVAQAVAQGGLHVLVHAAGINVRKPALELGYEEWRRVLYLHLDVAFLLAKAAAPHMAQAGWGRILFLGSATTFTSGGPVPIPAYTTAKTALLGLTRALAKEWAPLGIRVNLLCPGYVKTEFTAPVWGNPELYNPITARIPLGRWASPEEIAKVGAFLCTDEAGYLTGQAVVVDGGFLAY; encoded by the coding sequence ATGCGCGTGGCGTTGGTGACAGGAGGAAGCCGGGGCATCGGCCTGGCCCTGGTTCAGGAACTGCTGGCCAAGGGGTTCAAGGTGGGCGTGGCCAGCCGCCACCCCGAGACCGCCGTGGCCGACCTGACCCGTCAGGGGCTGGCCGCTTTTGCGGTCCCCATAGACCTGGAGCACGAACCCCCCGAGAAGGCAGTGGCCCAGGCGGTGGCCCAAGGGGGGTTGCACGTTCTGGTCCACGCCGCAGGGATCAACGTGCGCAAGCCGGCCTTGGAGCTGGGCTACGAGGAGTGGCGGCGGGTGCTCTACCTGCACCTGGACGTGGCCTTTCTGTTGGCCAAGGCCGCGGCCCCCCACATGGCCCAGGCGGGCTGGGGACGGATCCTCTTCCTCGGCTCCGCCACCACCTTCACCTCCGGGGGCCCCGTACCCATCCCCGCCTACACCACGGCCAAGACCGCCCTGCTGGGCCTCACCCGGGCCTTGGCCAAGGAATGGGCCCCCTTGGGCATCCGGGTCAACCTCCTCTGCCCAGGCTACGTGAAGACGGAGTTCACCGCCCCGGTGTGGGGCAACCCCGAACTCTACAACCCCATCACCGCCCGGATCCCCCTGGGGCGGTGGGCCTCGCCGGAGGAGATCGCCAAGGTGGGGGCCTTCCTCTGCACGGACGAGGCCGGGTACCTGACCGGCCAGGCGGTGGTGGTGGACGGGGGGTTTTTGGCCTACTGA
- a CDS encoding replication initiator protein A, with protein sequence MAAHRTSSKEALARPKHFDEANVARLGLISIQERIPEGYSSWEEEFEFLGKPVKLACYASEKVGGVPHGLDNEVSLALIALYFNAGSPEDGTFTATPYQILKLMGLDTSGYYYQALKESLMRLTTATYVLSEAWRADGRWQSVTFRYIEKLEYTSSAEGKLDRASVLRITLAKEIVRSLKQNYVKPIDIEFMASLKRPLSRALYRLLDAQRFSPENPSPLPRFEVNLMEWAAACKIVHKRPDKVRRTLEPAHEELIARRYLQSVEYIGRGQQQTIVYVFGEEAGGVADMEAVDLLMAEGLSFTSAYSLARRYSLAHIKDRLERFRSILASGYKPKNRLGFLVDVIRDEEGKYRRALPPAQGRRAQAHREEEEARRIEEEAEREWQRMPKEAQVRRALQVAQLVLRSRISVGELEELARLMEAGQLEPRAVVEELKAAASGGRLEEWLQTFRQGLAE encoded by the coding sequence ATGGCCGCTCACCGTACCTCCTCTAAGGAGGCCCTAGCCCGGCCCAAGCACTTTGATGAGGCCAACGTGGCCCGGCTGGGGCTCATCTCCATCCAGGAACGGATTCCGGAAGGGTACTCCTCCTGGGAGGAGGAGTTTGAGTTCCTCGGCAAGCCGGTGAAGCTGGCCTGCTACGCCAGCGAGAAGGTGGGGGGCGTGCCCCACGGCCTGGACAACGAGGTGTCCCTGGCCCTCATCGCCCTCTACTTCAACGCCGGCAGCCCCGAGGACGGTACCTTTACCGCCACGCCTTACCAGATCCTCAAGCTCATGGGCCTGGACACCTCCGGCTACTACTACCAGGCCCTCAAGGAGAGCCTCATGCGCCTCACCACCGCCACCTATGTCCTCTCCGAGGCCTGGCGGGCGGACGGGCGCTGGCAGAGCGTCACCTTCCGCTACATCGAGAAGCTGGAGTACACCTCCTCGGCCGAGGGCAAACTGGACCGGGCCAGCGTGCTGCGCATCACCTTGGCCAAGGAGATCGTGCGCTCCCTGAAGCAGAACTACGTCAAGCCCATCGACATCGAGTTCATGGCCAGCCTCAAGCGCCCCTTGAGCCGGGCCCTTTACCGCCTTCTGGACGCCCAGCGCTTCTCCCCCGAAAACCCCTCTCCCCTCCCCCGCTTTGAGGTGAACCTCATGGAGTGGGCCGCGGCCTGCAAGATCGTGCACAAGCGCCCCGACAAGGTGCGGCGTACCCTCGAGCCCGCCCACGAGGAGCTCATCGCCCGACGCTACCTCCAGTCGGTGGAGTACATCGGCCGGGGGCAGCAGCAGACCATCGTCTACGTCTTCGGCGAGGAGGCGGGCGGGGTGGCGGACATGGAGGCGGTGGACCTTCTCATGGCCGAGGGGCTTTCCTTCACCTCCGCCTACTCCTTGGCCCGGCGCTACTCCCTGGCCCACATCAAGGACCGGCTGGAGCGGTTCCGGAGCATCCTGGCCTCGGGGTACAAGCCCAAAAACCGGCTGGGCTTTCTGGTGGACGTGATCCGCGACGAAGAGGGCAAGTACCGCCGGGCCCTTCCCCCTGCCCAGGGCCGGCGGGCCCAGGCCCACCGGGAGGAGGAGGAGGCCCGGCGCATTGAGGAAGAAGCCGAGCGGGAGTGGCAGCGGATGCCTAAGGAGGCCCAGGTGCGCCGGGCCCTCCAGGTGGCCCAGCTGGTCCTGCGCTCCCGGATCAGCGTGGGGGAGCTGGAGGAGCTGGCCCGCCTCATGGAGGCGGGCCAGCTAGAGCCCAGGGCGGTGGTGGAGGAGCTGAAGGCCGCCGCCAGCGGGGGACGTTTAGAGGAATGGCTCCAAACATTTCGCCAGGGCCTCGCGGAATAG
- a CDS encoding RecQ family ATP-dependent DNA helicase has product MEQALAADRVWVALDLEATSSRPEEAEILEVAAVDTLGRTFRRYLVTQNPLGPDHEAFRLTGIPYGEYQANKVLPGQALVELLEFLGARPLVGHNLLRYDLPLLGRYLKDLDLSLPARSVLDTLRLAHLLFPVPPPGLEGYRLGDLYRFFTGHELQGAHRALEDARANLQVLDHLMAWGKEHLATHPGLVRAWRELGLREAALFPEVPGLVKDLLARAADVREFFVEAEGKPLPSLDNLGPDLLPTRREAQQRMFHLVAAALDQGIPLLLQAPTGTGKTKGYLYPALGREGVTWVATHTKVLQAQVLDELREVAQRGYRVRAALVKSARDALCPDRLLEAFLEERKAGSEEARLAVGVLLHYAALGFHDLEALPAYWHFQEGFRAVRARVGTNPIRCREACPFFAYCAFQRMEAKRKRATLLVTNQAYLLQHFLEAGTGPTLEATPSLVVDEAHHLEEVATEALTEQVDGEGLRHLLERLADQDRGRGLLLNEEYLRPLGEEARAKAKELAAEGVPRAAGVLEAYGNRLEAFLKQWGRGSPEYGLYLPLDRTWPRHEAYPLLRREEQALIRVLAYLLEKVQELRDLAPRSLLALELDSILREFRIYLDLLREREEALEKGGDDSSLYVSRLDPVTGTWAHLKEPVEVAPQLERGLWPKFRGVVLTSATLRVPTEKDPEGFSFLQRILGLPEKAKKEALPPSLPYEKATLLVPHHLPEARESTLPRFQRLLHQELRLILQAVPRTLTLFTSLRRLEEARRALEDLPHLRAPLTRREREDTLRLARANPEAPLAALGSRSFMEGVDIPHLKLVNLERIPFPYPSPLVRKRMERAYEYGLDGWEDYYLPKAVLAFVQAFGRLVRDDRKRAGRGAFVLWDKKLLHASYQEPFYRALPEGVGRLFPGTREAFYRALGEALDLPLPVPAEEFPEAPWAQVQAILRNPLLSNLEKGRRVAKEVYRLVLAEDRWAKQAEAIQAALEGHHLLALLPTGFGKSLAFQIPAWLQEGLTLVVSPLVALMKDQADRLAELGLPALALHGLMSGGEQRGVLDEVRQGRVHLLYVAPERINRSSELQKLLKEFRAAGRLARVVFDEAHCLLEWGFDFRPDYLRALEWLKGLALPMSFFTATLTPEERVRLKQVAGLREVVEVLPDTFHRENLRFVVRQARGEVDKFAHLAQALLWVQKEGGSAIVYATSRAETERLAWALGKLFPGLGVEAYHAGLGPHIRREVQERFTQGVSRVVVATTAFGMGVDKADVRLVAHWRPPLSLEEYIQQAGRAGRDGKEAYAFLLYTVGDWNFLRWMAGLSRRSSWEVYAEALLKRLETGAFRGYKKDLLQSLRQQLGESVAEEVGVGEEEDEPEGIEGPAPLGSEELDLLLAGLERAGVLRFQYLPGRASLLLFPEELDRLRRREPGLSSLLERAVFRGSPRQGEVFLDMSRLPLEQAEELDNGLYRAYREGWLRLYHYREPLLLVERSPTAQGQNLDAWRQDREKAVRLAQERLDAVREYATRSRCRAGVLLAHINGERRRCGTCDTCSGDLGPWEGLETFQSEELLRAYKPLDTLLAFFRWVEEHYLQNPYLGRQATLMALRGKDRTKDGLLSPRYRDNALFGHLSFLKPKQLERAFEEALRLGYLEKKAVWQGRDLFGLTEAGRKRLRR; this is encoded by the coding sequence ATGGAACAGGCCTTGGCGGCGGATCGCGTGTGGGTGGCGTTGGACCTCGAGGCCACCTCGTCCCGTCCGGAGGAGGCGGAGATCCTGGAGGTGGCGGCGGTGGACACCTTGGGGCGCACCTTCCGCCGCTACCTGGTTACCCAAAACCCTCTGGGGCCGGATCACGAGGCGTTTCGCCTCACGGGGATTCCTTATGGGGAGTACCAAGCCAACAAGGTGCTCCCCGGGCAGGCCCTCGTGGAACTCTTGGAGTTTTTGGGGGCGCGGCCCCTGGTGGGCCACAACCTTCTCCGCTATGACCTTCCCCTTTTGGGGCGTTACCTGAAGGATCTGGACCTTTCCCTCCCGGCCAGGAGTGTCCTGGATACCCTACGCTTGGCTCACCTTCTCTTCCCTGTGCCTCCCCCGGGCCTCGAGGGATACCGCTTAGGCGACCTCTACCGCTTCTTCACCGGCCATGAGCTTCAAGGGGCACACCGGGCCCTGGAGGATGCCCGGGCCAACCTCCAGGTTCTGGACCACCTAATGGCTTGGGGAAAGGAGCACCTTGCCACCCATCCGGGTTTGGTAAGAGCCTGGCGGGAGCTTGGCCTTAGGGAGGCTGCCCTCTTCCCCGAGGTACCGGGCTTGGTGAAGGACCTCCTGGCGCGAGCGGCTGATGTGAGGGAGTTTTTTGTGGAGGCGGAGGGGAAGCCCCTGCCTTCCCTGGATAACCTGGGCCCCGACCTGCTACCTACCCGCCGGGAGGCTCAGCAAAGGATGTTCCACCTGGTGGCAGCGGCCTTGGACCAGGGTATTCCATTGCTCCTTCAAGCCCCTACAGGCACCGGGAAGACCAAGGGCTACCTCTACCCAGCCCTGGGGCGGGAGGGAGTAACCTGGGTGGCCACCCATACCAAAGTCCTCCAGGCCCAAGTCCTGGACGAGCTCCGTGAGGTGGCGCAAAGGGGCTACCGGGTTCGTGCGGCCCTGGTCAAAAGCGCCCGGGACGCCCTCTGTCCGGACCGCCTCCTGGAGGCATTTCTGGAAGAACGCAAGGCTGGCAGCGAGGAAGCGCGCTTGGCGGTGGGGGTTCTCCTCCACTATGCGGCCCTGGGCTTCCACGACCTCGAAGCCCTCCCTGCTTACTGGCATTTCCAGGAGGGCTTCCGCGCCGTGCGGGCCCGGGTAGGTACCAACCCCATACGCTGCCGCGAAGCCTGCCCCTTCTTCGCCTACTGCGCCTTCCAGCGGATGGAAGCAAAAAGGAAGAGGGCTACCCTTCTGGTGACCAACCAGGCTTACCTGCTGCAGCACTTCCTAGAGGCGGGCACCGGGCCCACCCTCGAGGCTACCCCCAGCCTGGTGGTGGACGAAGCCCACCACTTGGAGGAGGTGGCCACCGAGGCCCTAACGGAACAGGTAGACGGGGAAGGCTTGCGGCACCTCCTTGAACGCCTTGCTGACCAGGATAGGGGGCGGGGCCTTCTCCTTAACGAAGAATACCTCCGCCCACTGGGGGAAGAGGCCCGGGCCAAGGCCAAGGAGTTGGCAGCGGAAGGGGTACCCCGGGCTGCCGGGGTCCTGGAGGCTTATGGAAATCGCTTGGAGGCTTTTTTGAAGCAATGGGGCAGGGGAAGCCCTGAGTACGGGCTTTACCTGCCGCTGGACCGCACCTGGCCCCGGCATGAGGCCTATCCCCTTCTCCGCCGCGAGGAGCAGGCCCTCATAAGGGTCCTCGCCTATCTTCTGGAAAAAGTTCAAGAACTACGGGACCTTGCACCCCGCTCCCTGCTCGCCCTAGAGTTGGACTCCATTCTTCGGGAGTTTCGGATTTATTTGGATTTATTACGTGAAAGAGAGGAGGCCTTGGAAAAGGGGGGGGATGACAGCAGCCTGTACGTTTCCCGCCTTGATCCCGTAACCGGAACCTGGGCCCATCTGAAAGAGCCGGTGGAGGTGGCACCCCAGCTGGAACGGGGGTTGTGGCCCAAATTCCGTGGTGTGGTCCTGACCAGCGCCACCTTGAGGGTACCCACGGAGAAGGATCCGGAAGGGTTTTCCTTTTTGCAGCGGATCTTGGGCTTACCTGAGAAAGCCAAAAAGGAAGCCCTTCCCCCGAGCCTACCTTACGAGAAGGCGACCTTACTGGTACCCCACCATTTGCCAGAGGCCAGGGAGAGCACCCTTCCCCGCTTTCAACGCCTTTTGCACCAAGAACTCCGCCTGATCCTCCAGGCAGTGCCCCGCACCCTTACCCTTTTCACCAGCCTCCGGCGTCTGGAGGAAGCCAGAAGGGCCTTGGAGGACCTTCCCCATCTGCGCGCCCCCCTTACCCGCCGTGAGCGGGAGGATACCCTCCGCCTGGCCCGCGCCAACCCGGAGGCTCCCCTGGCCGCCCTAGGGTCCCGAAGCTTTATGGAGGGGGTGGATATTCCCCACCTCAAGCTGGTCAACCTGGAGCGCATACCTTTCCCTTACCCTTCCCCCCTGGTGCGCAAACGCATGGAGCGGGCCTATGAGTATGGGCTGGACGGCTGGGAAGACTACTATCTGCCCAAGGCGGTGCTGGCCTTTGTCCAGGCTTTTGGCCGTCTGGTCCGGGATGACCGGAAGCGGGCGGGTAGGGGTGCTTTCGTCCTGTGGGATAAAAAACTACTCCATGCGTCGTACCAGGAGCCCTTCTACCGCGCTCTGCCCGAAGGTGTGGGCCGCCTCTTCCCCGGAACCCGGGAAGCCTTTTACCGAGCCTTGGGGGAGGCTTTGGACCTCCCCCTACCGGTACCGGCCGAGGAGTTTCCTGAGGCACCCTGGGCCCAGGTTCAGGCCATCCTGAGGAACCCGCTGCTTTCCAACCTGGAGAAGGGCCGGCGGGTGGCTAAAGAGGTGTACCGGCTGGTGCTGGCCGAAGATCGCTGGGCCAAACAGGCGGAAGCCATCCAGGCAGCCCTCGAGGGCCACCACCTCCTCGCCCTACTCCCCACCGGTTTCGGTAAGAGCTTGGCCTTTCAGATCCCCGCCTGGCTCCAGGAGGGGCTTACCCTGGTGGTTTCGCCCCTGGTGGCCCTGATGAAGGACCAGGCAGACCGGCTGGCGGAGCTAGGCTTGCCTGCCTTGGCCCTGCACGGGCTGATGTCGGGCGGGGAACAACGGGGCGTGCTGGACGAGGTGCGCCAAGGAAGGGTACACCTCCTGTACGTGGCCCCCGAGCGGATCAACCGAAGCAGCGAACTCCAGAAACTCCTGAAGGAGTTCCGCGCTGCGGGCAGGCTGGCCCGGGTGGTGTTTGACGAGGCCCACTGCCTCCTGGAGTGGGGCTTTGACTTCCGTCCCGACTACCTGCGGGCCCTGGAGTGGCTCAAAGGGCTGGCTCTGCCCATGAGCTTTTTCACCGCTACCTTGACCCCGGAGGAACGGGTGCGGCTTAAGCAGGTGGCGGGCCTGAGGGAGGTGGTGGAGGTCCTGCCCGACACCTTCCACCGGGAGAACCTGCGCTTCGTGGTGCGTCAGGCCCGGGGAGAGGTGGACAAGTTTGCCCATCTGGCCCAGGCGCTACTTTGGGTGCAGAAGGAGGGGGGAAGCGCCATCGTCTACGCCACCAGCCGGGCGGAAACGGAGCGGCTGGCTTGGGCCTTGGGCAAGCTCTTCCCCGGGCTAGGGGTGGAAGCCTACCACGCGGGGCTCGGTCCCCACATCCGGCGCGAGGTCCAGGAGCGCTTTACCCAGGGGGTAAGCCGGGTGGTGGTGGCGACCACCGCCTTTGGCATGGGGGTGGATAAGGCGGACGTGCGTTTGGTGGCCCACTGGCGTCCCCCCTTGAGCCTCGAGGAGTACATCCAGCAGGCAGGCCGTGCGGGCCGGGATGGGAAGGAGGCCTACGCCTTCCTGCTCTACACCGTCGGGGACTGGAACTTCCTGCGCTGGATGGCCGGGCTAAGCAGGCGTTCTTCCTGGGAAGTCTACGCGGAAGCCCTCCTAAAGCGCCTGGAAACAGGGGCGTTCCGGGGGTACAAGAAAGACCTCTTGCAGAGCCTGCGCCAACAACTTGGAGAAAGTGTAGCGGAGGAGGTGGGAGTGGGGGAAGAGGAGGACGAGCCAGAGGGGATAGAAGGACCCGCTCCCCTTGGCTCAGAGGAACTGGACCTCCTGTTGGCCGGCCTGGAACGGGCGGGGGTTTTGCGTTTCCAGTACCTTCCCGGTAGGGCTTCCCTTCTCCTTTTCCCTGAGGAGTTGGACCGCCTGAGGCGCCGTGAGCCTGGGCTCTCTTCCCTGCTGGAGCGTGCTGTTTTCCGGGGCAGTCCTCGTCAGGGGGAGGTTTTTTTGGACATGAGCCGTCTTCCTCTGGAGCAGGCCGAGGAACTGGACAACGGCCTTTACCGTGCTTACCGGGAAGGATGGCTGCGCCTTTACCACTACCGGGAACCCCTCCTTTTGGTGGAGCGTTCCCCTACAGCCCAGGGCCAAAACCTGGATGCCTGGCGGCAGGATCGTGAGAAAGCCGTACGCCTGGCGCAGGAGCGCCTGGATGCGGTGCGGGAGTATGCCACCCGTAGCCGCTGCCGGGCTGGGGTTCTCCTGGCCCACATCAACGGGGAAAGGCGACGCTGCGGTACCTGCGATACTTGCTCGGGGGACCTGGGGCCTTGGGAAGGATTGGAAACCTTCCAATCAGAAGAGCTTCTTCGCGCCTATAAGCCTTTGGATACGCTTCTGGCTTTCTTCCGTTGGGTGGAGGAACACTACCTCCAAAACCCTTATCTGGGCCGTCAGGCCACCCTTATGGCCTTGAGGGGTAAGGACCGGACCAAGGATGGCCTTCTTTCTCCCCGTTACCGCGATAACGCCTTGTTTGGTCACCTCTCCTTCCTGAAGCCTAAGCAGCTGGAGCGGGCCTTTGAGGAAGCGTTGCGGCTAGGGTACTTGGAGAAAAAGGCGGTTTGGCAGGGGCGCGACCTTTTCGGCCTAACCGAGGCAGGGCGGAAGCGGCTGCGGAGGTGA